One part of the Epinephelus fuscoguttatus linkage group LG12, E.fuscoguttatus.final_Chr_v1 genome encodes these proteins:
- the pigw gene encoding phosphatidylinositol-glycan biosynthesis class W protein: protein MSQRDLKEAFVSNLNGTSLQEVVLGSFLTPVCLINRGLILTLYYQAKRTLPLPLPLISHLLLDFCVLILPLVLSCTVLSDILHQVTLGLAVVSACVLCYIYHVSSQPQNTISAFLQSHIQFDQIPFVTIFRVFVNVKTAISILAVDFIVFPRRYAKTETYGTGIMDFGVGAYVFANALVCPEARGKNVSGSKMNHIRKQLLSVWPLVVLGMARLVSVKMSGYHEHVSEYGVHWNFFFTLAIVRVVASVILSVLPASQSWLVALLISGLYQLTLEITGLKGFIIHNNDRDKDFLHANKEGIFSVVGYVAIYMAGVQVGLYVMKPRSNVRQWLKTLFNLLLGSFVLYTSLYACQTLMEPVSRRLANLPFCLWSVAQSLFFMCCLSVADMILLFSKRSSGCQLIPSSWNLYKKPSDSEKKTGEIERHCLIQAVSRNQLLFFLLANVMTGLTNLVVDTLTCGSSLSVCVLLLYMFMNCLVIHVLHLCGITVKFW, encoded by the coding sequence ATGTCTCAGAGGGACCTGAAGGAAGCGTTTGTCAGTAATCTCAATGGGACCAGTCTGCAAGAGGTGGTGCTGGGATCATTTCTCACCCCAGTGTGTCTCATCAACAGAGGACTGATTTTGACCCTCTATTATCAGGCCAAAAGGACTCTTCCACTGCCACTTCCACTGATTTCTCATCTGCTTCTAGACTTCTGTGTGCTCATCCTTCCCCTCGTGCTGTCATGCACCGTTCTGAGCGACATTCTTCACCAGGTCACCTTGGGCCTGGCTGTTGTGTCGGCTTGTGTGCTTTGCTACATCTACCATGTCAGCAGTCAACCCCAGAACACCATCAGCGCCTTCCTTCAGAGTCACATTCAGTTCGATCAGATTCCCTTTGTGACCATCTTTCGAGTGTttgtaaatgtgaaaacagccaTCAGCATTCTCGCCGTAGACTTTATTGTCTTTCCGAGGCGATATGCTAAAACTGAAACCTACGGGACGGGGATTATGGACTTTGGCGTTGGAGCGTATGTCTTTGCAAATGCCCTCGTCTGTCCAGAAGCACGGGGGAAGAACGTCTCAGGATCCAAGATGAACCATATCAGAAAGCAGCTGCTGTCCGTCTGGCCTCTGGTTGTACTTGGCATGGCAAGACTAGTGAGCGTCAAAATGTCCGGCTACCACGAGCATGTGTCGGAATACGGCGTCCACTGGAATTTTTTCTTCACGCTAGCCATTGTAAGAGTCGTAGCTTCTGTGATTTTGTCCGTTTTACCAGCCAGTCAGTCATGGCTCGTTGCCCTCCTGATAAGTGGATTGTATCAGCTCACTCTGGAGATAACAGGGCTGAAGGGGTTCATTATCCACAACAACGACAGAGACAAGGACTTTCTGCATGCCAACAAGGAAGGCATATTCTCTGTAGTGGGCTACGTAGCCATCTACATGGCAGGAGTTCAGGTTGGGCTCTATGTGATGAAACCAAGATCAAATGTTAGACAGTGGCTCAAAACACTTTTTAACCTCTTGTTGGGAAGTTTTGTTCTGTACACATCTCTGTACGCGTGTCAGACACTCATGGAGCCGGTGTCTCGCCGCTTAGCTAACTTACCTTTCTGCCTCTGGAGTGTTGCTCAGTCTTTGTTCTTTATGTGCTGTCTCAGCGTAGCTGATATGATTCTACTGTTTTCCAAAAGATCATCCGGCTGTCAACTCATACCTTCATCGTGGAATTTGTATAAAAAACCATCAGACTCTGAGAAAAAGACGGGTGAAATTGAGAGACACTGTCTCATCCAGGCCGTCAGCAGGaatcagttgttgtttttcttgcttgCCAATGTCATGACCGGACTGACCAACTTAGTGGTGGACACGCTGACCTGCGGCAGCTCGTTGTCAGTGTGCGTCTTGCTGTTGTACATGTTCATGAATTGCCTTGTGATACATGTTTTACATCTTTGTGGAATTACAGTGAAATTTTGGTaa